One Nocardia iowensis DNA window includes the following coding sequences:
- a CDS encoding MarR family winged helix-turn-helix transcriptional regulator — protein MPEEAHPTSAVRVDPVVMPGATATAGDSALDLLSLANQLCFALYSTSRSMTAAYRPYLEAMQITYPQYLALLALWERPGMTMKELGEQLRLDYGTVSPLIQRLQAHGFVESVRSVHDRRSVELRATEAGVALQRQAREMIESVLAAVGCPIDDLVVLRDQVNALGERLDAIAGERREH, from the coding sequence ATGCCCGAAGAAGCGCATCCCACTTCTGCGGTGCGTGTCGATCCGGTCGTCATGCCCGGCGCCACCGCAACCGCAGGGGACTCCGCCCTCGACCTGCTGTCGTTGGCGAACCAGTTGTGTTTCGCTCTGTATTCCACGTCGCGCTCGATGACCGCGGCCTATCGGCCCTACCTCGAGGCGATGCAGATCACGTATCCGCAGTACCTTGCCCTGCTCGCGCTGTGGGAACGGCCTGGGATGACGATGAAGGAGCTGGGCGAGCAACTGCGCCTGGACTACGGCACCGTCTCGCCGCTGATCCAACGACTGCAGGCGCACGGTTTCGTGGAAAGCGTACGCAGCGTGCACGATCGGCGCTCGGTGGAACTCCGCGCGACCGAAGCGGGCGTCGCCCTGCAACGTCAGGCCAGGGAGATGATCGAGTCGGTGCTCGCCGCGGTCGGCTGCCCGATCGATGACCTCGTCGTGCTGCGCGATCAGGTCAATGCCCTCGGCGAGCGGCTGGACGCGATCGCGGGCGAGCGGCGGGAACACTAG
- a CDS encoding phosphoribosyltransferase yields the protein MADREVLTWELFGSASRELATTIADDGFEPDLILSIARGGLFVAGALGYALDVKNLHVMNVEFYTGIDQRLDMPVMLPPVPQAVDLAGATVLVADDVADTGATLKLVRDFCEHHVAEVRCAVVYQKPRSEVDCEYVWKHTDRWINFPWSTEPPVVRRRVEVLDA from the coding sequence ATGGCGGATCGGGAAGTGCTGACCTGGGAATTGTTCGGATCGGCGAGTCGGGAGTTGGCGACCACGATCGCGGACGACGGGTTCGAGCCCGATCTGATCCTGTCGATCGCCCGTGGCGGGTTGTTCGTGGCGGGCGCGCTCGGTTACGCGCTGGACGTGAAGAACCTGCACGTGATGAATGTCGAGTTCTACACCGGCATCGACCAGCGCCTCGACATGCCGGTGATGTTGCCGCCGGTGCCGCAGGCGGTGGACCTGGCGGGCGCCACCGTCCTGGTCGCCGACGATGTCGCCGATACCGGCGCCACCCTCAAGCTGGTGCGCGACTTCTGTGAGCACCACGTCGCCGAGGTGCGCTGTGCGGTGGTCTATCAGAAGCCGCGCTCGGAGGTGGACTGCGAATACGTCTGGAAGCACACCGATCGCTGGATCAACTTCCCGTGGTCGACCGAGCCGCCGGTGGTGCGGCGACGGGTCGAGGTGCTCGACGCCTAG
- the aspS gene encoding aspartate--tRNA(Asn) ligase yields the protein MSRTLCSALPATRTRTGSVTVEGWIHRRRQLATVTFVVIRDRSGLAQVVVTDPLVREQVSTLPEETVVRVTGTPIGSEKAPGGVEIIDPTVQPLTAPSEPPPIELWRPGLGVTLPTALDHAAITWRHPTRQAVWKIAAASMTGFRRHLDSAGFTEVTTPKIVGQSTESGANVFPLDYFGATAYLAQSPQLYKQILTGVFERVYEVGPVFRAEPHDTARHLAEYVSLDVEFGFIRDHRDVLAQLRDALAAMVDTINEKAGAAVETVGAQLPSIPEQIPIIHFREAIELVGAAPTEPDLTPEHERFLGAWAKSRFDSDFLAVEGYPAAKRPFYTHPQPSDPRWTNSFDLLFRGLELVTGGQRLHNHADYLAALAARGEDPAEYAPYLEAMRHGMPPHGGFAIGLERWVARLTEADNIRQATLFPRDLHRLRP from the coding sequence ATGTCACGCACACTGTGTTCAGCCCTACCGGCGACTCGAACGCGGACCGGATCGGTGACCGTCGAGGGATGGATACACCGGCGCAGACAACTCGCGACCGTCACGTTCGTCGTGATACGCGACAGATCCGGTCTCGCTCAGGTAGTGGTCACCGATCCCCTTGTCCGCGAACAGGTTTCGACACTTCCGGAGGAAACCGTCGTCCGCGTGACCGGTACGCCGATCGGCAGCGAAAAGGCACCCGGCGGCGTCGAAATCATCGATCCGACGGTGCAGCCGCTGACCGCACCGTCCGAACCACCACCCATCGAGCTGTGGCGCCCTGGACTCGGCGTCACCCTGCCCACCGCACTCGACCATGCCGCAATCACCTGGCGCCACCCCACCCGCCAGGCGGTGTGGAAGATCGCTGCCGCCTCGATGACCGGCTTCCGCCGCCACCTGGACAGCGCGGGCTTCACCGAAGTCACGACGCCCAAGATCGTCGGCCAGTCCACCGAATCCGGCGCGAACGTGTTCCCGCTGGACTACTTCGGTGCGACCGCGTACCTCGCCCAGTCACCGCAGCTGTACAAGCAGATCCTCACCGGCGTTTTCGAGCGGGTCTACGAAGTCGGCCCGGTCTTTCGCGCCGAACCCCACGACACCGCCCGGCACCTTGCCGAATATGTGTCCCTTGACGTCGAATTCGGCTTCATCCGCGACCATCGCGATGTGCTCGCGCAACTGCGTGACGCGCTCGCCGCGATGGTCGACACGATCAACGAAAAGGCCGGAGCCGCAGTGGAAACCGTTGGCGCGCAGCTGCCGTCGATACCGGAGCAGATCCCGATCATCCACTTTCGGGAAGCCATCGAACTCGTCGGCGCGGCACCGACCGAACCCGACCTCACGCCCGAGCACGAACGCTTCCTCGGCGCCTGGGCGAAGTCGCGGTTCGACTCGGATTTCCTTGCGGTAGAGGGCTATCCGGCGGCGAAACGTCCCTTCTATACGCACCCGCAACCAAGCGACCCACGCTGGACGAACTCCTTCGATCTCCTCTTCCGCGGCCTGGAACTCGTCACCGGCGGCCAGCGCCTGCACAACCACGCCGACTACCTCGCGGCACTGGCGGCCCGCGGCGAAGACCCCGCCGAATACGCCCCCTACCTCGAGGCCATGCGCCACGGCATGCCACCCCACGGCGGCTTCGCCATCGGCCTGGAACGCTGGGTCGCCCGCCTGACCGAAGCCGACAACATCCGCCAAGCCACCCTCTTCCCTCGAGACCTCCACCGCCTCCGGCCCTGA
- a CDS encoding DUF6882 domain-containing protein, whose amino-acid sequence MNGYLHDESPTVEQLLDDAALMSFEHQEHSIEVLGEHRWQVSYEPPRFEFFGDRPLSCTRFHVLGTAAPGPQSWLWSWANNDWYPPEVTELARSVRDYGLRHGISALHMAEVAFAELPGAPTEPNRVTWLMGELAKAVSGSWTWYSCDVGGGTRLAVLIEHPDLVPPAPDLPRTTHVLNGVFQLGLPDHKRAIHSYGMQRGLNPTFNEDSSKLFLAGPGVEVTIAFDENGLVTAMSTVHGAESRP is encoded by the coding sequence GTGAACGGTTATCTGCACGACGAGTCACCCACGGTTGAACAGTTGCTCGATGATGCGGCATTAATGTCTTTCGAACATCAGGAGCACAGCATCGAGGTGTTGGGTGAGCATCGGTGGCAGGTGAGTTATGAGCCGCCGCGGTTCGAGTTCTTCGGGGATCGTCCGTTGTCGTGCACCCGGTTCCATGTGCTCGGGACGGCCGCGCCAGGGCCGCAGAGTTGGCTGTGGAGTTGGGCGAACAATGATTGGTATCCGCCCGAGGTCACCGAGTTGGCCCGGTCTGTCCGGGATTACGGCCTGCGGCATGGGATTTCGGCGCTGCACATGGCCGAGGTCGCGTTCGCCGAACTGCCGGGTGCGCCGACCGAGCCGAATCGGGTCACCTGGCTGATGGGTGAGCTGGCCAAAGCGGTGTCCGGCAGTTGGACCTGGTACAGCTGCGATGTCGGTGGTGGTACGCGGCTCGCGGTGTTGATCGAGCACCCCGACCTCGTCCCGCCTGCCCCCGATCTGCCGCGGACAACACACGTGCTGAATGGCGTCTTTCAGCTCGGCCTGCCCGATCACAAGCGCGCGATACACAGCTACGGGATGCAGCGCGGACTGAACCCGACCTTCAATGAGGACAGCTCGAAACTCTTCCTCGCGGGCCCGGGTGTCGAAGTCACTATCGCGTTCGACGAGAACGGACTCGTCACCGCCATGTCGACAGTGCACGGGGCGGAAAGCCGCCCGTAG
- a CDS encoding carboxylesterase/lipase family protein, translated as MHASVVALPQGKVRGTVTRSVGAFLGIPYAAAPSGAALFRAPGPAPSWDDERDATRYGPTAPQLGYPEPLRSILHNPIIDGPEFLNLNVWTPDPGASGLPVMVWIHGGAYRIGSNAVSVYDGHAFARDGVVLVSINYRFGAIGFAALDGTPPNRGLLDQIAALHWVRENIASFGGDPDQITLFGESAGAMSVAALLASPLATGLFRRAIIQSGSGTVACTLEDARLVAADFANRLETSPDTAAIPALLDAERNLVRDFTLQQNPDRWGTSIIAAALGLMAFMPTIDGHTLTERPIDAIAAGAARDIPLIIGSTADEFRLFTAPAGLTTALTAEALTEQLTARGLDPRIADTYAANRPAATPGDLFAVILTDLAFRVPAARLAEATGGTAHVYEFAWPTTHLDLRSCHALELPFVFDTLTAKGTSMMTGADTPPQTLASEMHHTWVDFAHGRSPCWSPYDLGTRPVMTFNTPRSQLVHNPRADELRLWTDVI; from the coding sequence ATGCACGCGTCAGTAGTGGCCCTACCGCAGGGCAAGGTCCGCGGCACCGTCACCAGGTCGGTGGGCGCCTTCCTCGGCATCCCGTATGCGGCCGCACCGTCGGGTGCCGCACTGTTCCGAGCTCCCGGTCCGGCTCCCAGCTGGGATGATGAGCGTGACGCGACCCGATACGGCCCGACCGCACCACAATTGGGGTATCCGGAACCCTTGCGGTCGATACTGCACAACCCCATCATCGACGGCCCGGAATTCCTCAACCTGAACGTATGGACTCCCGACCCCGGCGCCTCGGGCCTACCGGTCATGGTCTGGATCCACGGCGGTGCCTACCGCATCGGCTCCAACGCCGTCTCGGTCTACGACGGCCATGCCTTCGCGCGCGACGGCGTCGTGCTGGTGAGCATCAACTACCGCTTCGGCGCCATCGGATTCGCGGCCCTGGACGGCACCCCACCCAACCGCGGTCTCCTCGACCAGATCGCCGCCCTGCATTGGGTCCGCGAGAACATCGCGTCTTTCGGCGGCGACCCCGACCAGATCACCCTCTTCGGTGAATCCGCGGGCGCGATGAGCGTCGCCGCCCTGCTGGCTTCACCCTTGGCAACGGGTCTGTTCCGGCGCGCGATCATCCAGAGCGGCAGCGGCACCGTCGCCTGCACCCTTGAAGACGCCCGCCTGGTCGCCGCTGATTTCGCGAATCGACTCGAGACAAGTCCAGATACCGCCGCCATTCCCGCGCTCCTCGACGCCGAACGTAACCTGGTGCGCGACTTCACCCTTCAACAGAACCCGGACCGCTGGGGCACATCGATCATCGCCGCGGCCCTCGGCCTCATGGCGTTCATGCCCACCATCGACGGGCACACCCTCACCGAGCGCCCCATCGACGCCATCGCCGCCGGCGCAGCGCGGGACATCCCCCTCATCATCGGCAGTACCGCCGACGAGTTCCGCCTCTTCACCGCCCCCGCCGGACTCACCACCGCCCTCACCGCGGAAGCACTCACCGAGCAGCTCACCGCCCGCGGGCTCGACCCCCGGATCGCCGACACCTATGCGGCGAACCGCCCCGCCGCCACCCCCGGTGACCTCTTCGCGGTCATCCTCACCGACTTGGCTTTCCGCGTCCCGGCCGCCCGCTTGGCCGAGGCGACCGGCGGCACCGCCCACGTCTACGAATTCGCGTGGCCTACAACGCATCTGGACCTACGCTCCTGCCACGCCCTGGAGCTCCCCTTCGTCTTCGACACACTCACCGCCAAGGGAACGTCGATGATGACCGGTGCGGATACGCCACCGCAAACCCTCGCCTCCGAAATGCACCACACCTGGGTCGATTTCGCTCACGGCCGCTCCCCATGCTGGTCCCCCTATGACCTCGGCACCCGACCGGTAATGACTTTCAACACCCCGCGCTCCCAGCTCGTCCACAACCCTCGCGCCGACGAATTGCGTCTCTGGACCGACGTGATCTGA
- a CDS encoding NAD-dependent epimerase/dehydratase family protein, translated as MVRIFLAGATGVIGTRLVPLLVGAGHVVAGMTRSASKAEQVRAAGAEPVVCDVYDLDALTAAVVAFRPDLVMHQLTDLPDDATLLPELAGANARIRTEGTRNLVAAARAAGAKRFLAQSIAWEPAGGRGQVIQDHEAAVLDIDGVVVKYGQFYGPGTYYEDELPTHPRVHVEDAAAQTIPLLEASSGVVILADTA; from the coding sequence ATGGTGCGGATCTTTCTGGCCGGGGCGACCGGCGTCATCGGAACACGATTGGTGCCGCTGCTGGTCGGGGCGGGCCACGTGGTCGCGGGGATGACCCGTTCGGCGAGCAAAGCGGAGCAGGTGCGCGCCGCGGGCGCCGAGCCGGTGGTCTGCGACGTATACGACCTGGACGCGCTGACCGCTGCCGTCGTGGCTTTCCGCCCCGACCTGGTGATGCACCAGCTCACCGACCTGCCCGACGACGCCACTCTGCTTCCGGAACTGGCTGGTGCGAATGCGCGCATCCGCACCGAGGGCACCCGCAATCTCGTCGCCGCGGCCCGCGCCGCCGGTGCGAAACGCTTTCTAGCCCAGAGCATCGCCTGGGAACCGGCAGGCGGGCGCGGTCAGGTCATCCAGGACCACGAAGCCGCCGTCCTCGACATCGATGGCGTGGTCGTGAAGTACGGCCAGTTCTACGGCCCGGGAACCTATTACGAAGACGAACTCCCGACACATCCGCGCGTCCACGTCGAGGACGCTGCGGCCCAAACGATTCCGCTGCTGGAGGCATCGAGCGGCGTCGTGATCCTCGCCGACACGGCGTAA
- a CDS encoding SRPBCC family protein, whose amino-acid sequence MSTPTPLPILQGKATVAMSVEKAFAFFTESFGSWWPSAYHIGQAEMADAILEPQVGGRWYEVGVDGSECDWGRVLEWEPPNRILVTWQINGYWQFDPDPAHASEIEFRFTAEGPEQTSVTLEHRHLDRLVAGQALHDTIVEQGGGYSTILEVFAKTAEAQG is encoded by the coding sequence ATGAGCACACCCACTCCCCTGCCAATACTGCAAGGCAAAGCGACCGTGGCGATGTCGGTGGAGAAGGCGTTCGCGTTCTTCACCGAATCCTTCGGCAGCTGGTGGCCGTCGGCCTATCACATCGGGCAAGCCGAGATGGCCGATGCGATTCTCGAACCCCAGGTCGGCGGGCGCTGGTATGAGGTCGGTGTCGACGGCAGTGAATGCGATTGGGGGCGGGTGCTGGAGTGGGAGCCGCCGAACCGAATTCTGGTGACCTGGCAGATCAATGGCTACTGGCAGTTCGACCCGGACCCCGCCCACGCCAGTGAGATCGAGTTTCGCTTCACCGCTGAAGGACCGGAGCAGACCAGCGTTACCCTCGAGCACCGCCATTTGGATCGGCTCGTGGCAGGCCAGGCCTTGCACGACACCATCGTCGAGCAGGGCGGCGGCTACAGCACCATTCTCGAGGTGTTCGCCAAAACCGCTGAGGCGCAGGGCTGA
- a CDS encoding ArsR/SmtB family transcription factor, translating to MAAFKDVDLAILGDPTRQAIFELLAREPCSVGELAERLPITRQAVSQHLRVLRDGGLVVATAQGTRRIYRLNPDGVAAIQAYFQRIWDDALTAFQKAADVAATDPEQEQHS from the coding sequence GTGGCCGCTTTCAAAGACGTCGATCTGGCGATTCTCGGCGATCCGACCCGTCAAGCGATCTTCGAGCTGCTGGCCCGCGAGCCCTGTTCGGTGGGTGAGCTGGCCGAGCGGCTGCCGATCACCCGGCAGGCGGTCTCGCAGCATCTGCGGGTGCTGCGCGACGGTGGGCTGGTCGTGGCCACAGCCCAAGGCACGCGGCGCATCTACCGGCTGAATCCGGACGGTGTCGCCGCGATTCAGGCGTATTTCCAGCGGATCTGGGATGACGCGTTGACCGCTTTTCAGAAGGCCGCCGACGTGGCGGCGACCGATCCCGAACAGGAGCAGCATTCATGA
- a CDS encoding class I SAM-dependent methyltransferase — MKSDEAPTGGESPDLGAAQRAHWQTTYDAHPGMYGEQPSAPATQAAALFRAAGVQDVLELGAGHGRDALHFARCGFTVHATDFSSAGLRQLRERADAEGLPGVTTGIVDVRDRLPLSDQSVDAVYAHMLLCMALSTKEIFALVDEIRRVLRQGGTLFYTVRHTGDAHYGSGIDCGDDIFEHGGFAVHFFPLSLVDQLADGWDLRQVDEFEEGELPRRLWSVIQTRR, encoded by the coding sequence GTGAAGAGCGACGAGGCGCCGACGGGTGGCGAAAGTCCAGACCTCGGTGCGGCCCAGCGTGCGCATTGGCAAACCACCTACGACGCTCATCCGGGCATGTACGGTGAGCAGCCGTCGGCGCCCGCGACCCAGGCCGCCGCGCTCTTCCGAGCGGCGGGGGTCCAGGACGTGCTCGAACTGGGTGCAGGCCACGGCCGGGATGCCCTGCACTTCGCGCGATGCGGATTCACTGTCCACGCAACCGATTTCAGTAGCGCGGGCCTGCGACAGCTGCGAGAACGGGCCGACGCCGAAGGCCTGCCGGGCGTCACCACCGGGATCGTCGATGTCCGAGACCGACTGCCGCTGTCCGACCAATCCGTCGACGCGGTGTACGCCCACATGCTGCTGTGCATGGCGCTGTCCACCAAGGAGATCTTCGCTCTCGTCGACGAGATCCGCCGGGTGCTGCGCCAGGGCGGCACCTTGTTCTACACCGTGCGGCACACCGGCGACGCACACTACGGCTCCGGAATCGACTGTGGCGACGACATTTTCGAACACGGTGGCTTCGCGGTGCACTTCTTTCCCCTGAGCCTGGTCGACCAGCTCGCGGACGGCTGGGATCTGCGGCAGGTGGACGAGTTCGAAGAAGGCGAGCTCCCGCGACGGCTGTGGAGCGTCATCCAAACACGCCGCTGA
- a CDS encoding M28 family metallopeptidase encodes MPRIFRRVRTGRVIAATAAVPLVLSLGLAGAAYADPGAPPERQLAESVQAPNIKRHLEAFQNIANANGGNRAAGTPGYDASRDYVAEKLRRAGYQVTLQKFDFPFFQERSTAVMEQISPEPKTYRPTPPGGSQLGDFATLTYSGSGNPTATVQGVDLVLPPSPEPSSTSGCEAQDFAGFKSGNIALLQRGTCPFADKARNAQAAGASGVIIFNEGQPGRTDTFTGTLGGPGVTVPVVGTSFAVGEDLASPANTVVRLKTDTESTTRTTHNVLAETKRGNADKVVMAGAHLDSVVSGPGINDNGSGSAGLLEVALRMAAFQPQNKVRFAWWGAEELGLLGSEHYVANLPEADRNKLRLYLNFDMIGSPNYAFKIYDGSEGGPAGSAEIEKNFARYFDMLRIPHVPTPFDGRSDYGPFIAVGIPAGGLFTGAEGIKTPEEQQMFGGEAGKAYDPCYHSPCDTIANINDRALAVNTGAIAYSVATYAFSADPPSRATTKSAATQRGKDQMYHGGLIK; translated from the coding sequence ATGCCCCGTATCTTCCGCCGCGTCAGAACCGGCCGTGTTATCGCCGCCACCGCCGCTGTGCCCCTCGTTTTATCGCTCGGACTGGCCGGGGCGGCATATGCCGACCCCGGCGCACCACCTGAGCGACAACTGGCCGAGTCGGTCCAGGCACCCAACATCAAACGGCACCTGGAGGCATTCCAGAACATCGCCAACGCCAACGGCGGCAACCGCGCCGCGGGCACGCCTGGCTATGACGCCTCGCGCGACTACGTGGCCGAAAAGCTGCGCCGCGCGGGCTATCAAGTGACGCTGCAGAAATTCGATTTTCCGTTCTTCCAGGAACGGTCGACGGCGGTCATGGAGCAAATCTCCCCAGAGCCCAAGACGTACCGGCCGACCCCTCCCGGCGGCAGTCAGCTCGGCGATTTCGCCACGTTGACTTACTCGGGCTCGGGCAATCCGACGGCGACGGTCCAGGGCGTCGATCTCGTCCTGCCACCCTCGCCGGAACCGTCCTCGACCTCCGGCTGTGAGGCCCAGGACTTCGCGGGCTTCAAATCCGGCAACATCGCCCTGCTTCAGCGCGGTACCTGTCCCTTCGCCGACAAGGCACGAAACGCCCAGGCCGCAGGGGCATCCGGCGTGATCATCTTCAACGAGGGACAACCCGGTCGCACCGACACCTTCACCGGGACGCTCGGCGGGCCCGGCGTCACCGTGCCGGTGGTCGGCACCAGCTTCGCCGTCGGCGAGGACCTCGCCTCCCCGGCGAACACGGTCGTCCGGCTGAAGACCGACACCGAGAGCACGACGCGGACAACCCACAACGTGCTGGCCGAGACCAAGCGCGGCAACGCGGACAAGGTCGTGATGGCGGGGGCACACCTCGATTCCGTGGTCAGTGGCCCCGGTATCAATGACAACGGTTCCGGCAGCGCCGGGCTGCTCGAGGTGGCGCTGCGGATGGCCGCGTTCCAGCCGCAGAACAAGGTCCGGTTCGCCTGGTGGGGCGCCGAGGAACTCGGCCTGCTCGGCTCGGAGCACTACGTGGCGAACCTGCCCGAGGCGGATCGCAACAAGCTCAGGCTCTACCTCAACTTCGACATGATCGGGTCACCGAACTACGCGTTCAAGATCTATGACGGCAGTGAGGGCGGGCCGGCCGGCTCGGCGGAGATCGAGAAGAACTTCGCTCGCTACTTCGACATGCTCCGCATCCCCCATGTTCCGACACCGTTCGACGGCCGCTCGGACTACGGCCCGTTCATCGCGGTCGGCATCCCGGCCGGTGGCCTGTTCACCGGCGCGGAGGGCATCAAGACGCCGGAGGAGCAGCAGATGTTCGGCGGCGAGGCAGGCAAGGCCTACGACCCCTGCTACCACTCGCCGTGCGACACGATCGCCAACATCAATGACCGGGCGTTGGCCGTGAACACCGGTGCGATCGCCTACTCGGTCGCGACTTACGCGTTCAGCGCTGACCCGCCCAGCCGCGCGACGACGAAGTCTGCTGCCACGCAGCGCGGAAAGGACCAGATGTACCACGGCGGACTCATCAAGTAA
- a CDS encoding MarP family serine protease: MNLPNWLDLVALSATAGAAYIGWRRGAITAVLGFLGIVAGAALGAGIAAVTLAQLAPGRTRLLIVVLLIVGLVAIGETAGQRLGRVARRAVRGAAAQRADAIGGSCVHAVAVPLAVWMFAVPLTMSPGLAAAVRDSVVVRTVDDVAPYWLAGLPSKLATPLVDAGLVLPLPPPDPGILDSRVPADLQKSVLRIRGSAPACKRQQFGSGFVIAPELVLTNAHVVAGTMSTSVDTPTGPMKAVVVHFDPSLDLAVLSVPGLTAPAVTVAPEPAASGADAIVLGYPSGGLYTAAAARVENHIVRQVPDIYHGSTSERLTYTLNGSIHEGNSGGPVVDTQGRALGLVFGIDKGGSGAGFAASLPEILSRIGHAYESDDAVDTGRCVN, from the coding sequence GTGAACTTGCCGAACTGGCTCGACCTCGTCGCGCTGTCGGCGACCGCCGGGGCCGCGTATATCGGCTGGCGTCGTGGTGCGATCACCGCGGTGCTCGGCTTTCTGGGTATCGTCGCGGGCGCCGCGCTCGGCGCGGGCATCGCGGCGGTGACGCTGGCTCAGCTCGCGCCAGGCCGCACCCGGTTGCTGATCGTTGTACTGCTGATCGTCGGATTGGTGGCGATCGGCGAAACCGCCGGTCAGCGGCTTGGGCGTGTCGCACGCAGAGCGGTGCGCGGTGCGGCCGCCCAACGGGCGGACGCCATTGGTGGTTCCTGTGTGCACGCGGTCGCGGTGCCGCTCGCGGTGTGGATGTTCGCGGTGCCGTTGACCATGTCGCCGGGGCTGGCGGCCGCCGTGCGTGATTCGGTGGTCGTGCGCACGGTGGACGATGTCGCGCCGTACTGGTTGGCGGGACTGCCGAGCAAACTCGCCACCCCACTCGTCGATGCGGGCCTGGTCCTTCCGCTGCCGCCGCCGGATCCCGGCATTCTGGACAGCCGAGTCCCGGCCGACCTCCAGAAGAGTGTGTTGCGGATCCGGGGTTCGGCTCCCGCCTGCAAACGGCAGCAGTTCGGTTCCGGCTTCGTCATCGCACCCGAACTGGTTCTGACGAACGCACATGTTGTCGCCGGCACCATGAGCACATCGGTCGATACGCCCACTGGTCCGATGAAAGCCGTTGTGGTGCACTTCGATCCGAGCCTCGATCTAGCGGTGCTCAGCGTACCCGGCCTCACGGCACCCGCGGTCACCGTCGCGCCGGAACCCGCCGCGTCAGGAGCCGACGCGATCGTCCTCGGCTACCCCAGCGGCGGGCTGTACACGGCCGCCGCGGCGCGCGTCGAGAACCACATCGTGCGGCAGGTTCCCGATATCTATCACGGTTCGACCAGCGAACGCTTGACCTACACGTTGAACGGCTCGATCCACGAGGGCAATTCGGGCGGCCCGGTCGTCGATACGCAGGGCCGAGCGCTCGGCCTGGTGTTCGGAATCGACAAGGGTGGCAGCGGCGCCGGATTCGCTGCGAGCCTGCCCGAGATTCTTTCACGCATCGGGCATGCCTACGAATCCGATGACGCCGTCGACACCGGACGGTGCGTTAACTAG
- a CDS encoding 1-aminocyclopropane-1-carboxylate deaminase/D-cysteine desulfhydrase, with the protein MSDSLLHQRFPDLADTVPYLRLGAAPTPIRPLDVGTGVPLWCKDDSGYGDGGWGGNKVRKLEWLLPEAHRRGARTILTVGGTGTNWGLATALYGRDQGIETVLALLDQPMDDHVRAQLKRLEKSGATLHFTHTKRRTILTAPWLYLRHMRGRTRPYFLPVGGSSPIGALGYVEGALELADQIAAGAMPEPSHLVTAVGSGGTAAGLALGLRLAGLKTRVVGVVVNDALPLDAPHIVRLAKRAERLLRSRGARFEPTGLRPDDLTSTTDWLGPGYGHPTPAAREAESLAAQDGLRLETVYTAKALAALLHLDTAAGFGAGPVLFLNTYGPRQH; encoded by the coding sequence ATGTCGGATTCATTGCTGCACCAGCGTTTTCCTGACCTAGCCGACACCGTGCCGTACCTCCGACTCGGCGCCGCACCCACGCCGATCCGACCGCTCGACGTCGGCACCGGAGTTCCGCTGTGGTGCAAGGACGACAGCGGTTATGGCGACGGCGGCTGGGGCGGCAACAAGGTCCGTAAGCTGGAATGGCTACTGCCCGAAGCACATCGACGTGGCGCACGGACCATCCTCACTGTCGGCGGCACCGGGACAAATTGGGGACTCGCCACCGCGCTGTACGGCCGCGACCAAGGCATCGAGACCGTGCTCGCCCTACTGGACCAGCCGATGGACGACCACGTCCGCGCCCAGCTGAAACGACTGGAGAAGTCCGGCGCGACACTGCATTTCACGCACACCAAACGGCGAACCATCCTGACCGCTCCCTGGCTGTACCTGCGGCACATGCGGGGTCGCACTCGACCGTACTTCCTGCCGGTGGGCGGATCGTCGCCGATCGGCGCGCTCGGTTACGTCGAAGGCGCGCTCGAGCTGGCCGACCAGATCGCCGCGGGAGCGATGCCGGAGCCGAGCCACCTCGTCACGGCCGTCGGGTCCGGTGGCACCGCGGCGGGTTTGGCCCTGGGCCTACGGCTGGCCGGGCTGAAGACGCGCGTCGTCGGCGTCGTCGTCAACGACGCCCTCCCCCTCGACGCCCCGCACATCGTCCGCCTGGCCAAGCGGGCCGAACGGCTGCTGCGTTCGCGTGGGGCCCGATTCGAGCCGACGGGCCTGCGCCCGGACGACCTGACCAGCACAACGGACTGGCTCGGCCCCGGCTACGGCCACCCGACGCCCGCCGCTCGCGAAGCCGAGTCCCTCGCGGCCCAGGACGGGCTCCGACTCGAAACGGTATACACCGCCAAGGCATTGGCCGCACTACTGCACCTCGATACCGCGGCCGGATTCGGTGCGGGACCGGTGCTGTTCCTCAACACCTACGGTCCTCGGCAGCACTGA